A genomic stretch from Sphingobacterium sp. ML3W includes:
- a CDS encoding efflux RND transporter periplasmic adaptor subunit, whose protein sequence is MAKKKRSVVKILLIVVALLAIFVFIGFQAGWFGKGEITKVAVDVVKETDVDELVSASGKIQPEIEVKLSSEVSGEVVELNIKEGDFVKKGQVLCRIKPDILQSGYDRSVAAMNSQRANLAAAQQQLKQQEENFKNVAATYKRNQELFEKRVISAAEMDKSSSEYFSTLAAIQAQRETVKSSRYGIDQSQASVKEAQDNLNRTTIYAPTDGIISLLSIEQGERVVGTAQMAGTEIMRIANMSSMEVNVDVNENDINNVRVGNQAEIEVDAFQDRKFKGIVTEIASSSKNIATTTAATSSTDQVTNFNVKVRISAESYQDLIKENVASPFKPGLSATVQIFTKHDKGLVVPIQSVTVRSDDKDSTNTNKKIQEYVFVLKDQTVKQVPIKTGIQDDKNIIILSGLKKGDQVVSRPFDAISKTLKDGSKVEKVDKSVL, encoded by the coding sequence ATGGCAAAGAAAAAACGTAGTGTAGTAAAGATTCTATTAATAGTCGTAGCGCTCCTGGCAATTTTTGTTTTTATCGGCTTTCAGGCCGGTTGGTTTGGAAAAGGAGAGATTACTAAAGTCGCTGTAGACGTTGTGAAGGAAACGGATGTAGATGAATTGGTGTCTGCCAGTGGAAAAATACAACCGGAAATAGAAGTTAAGTTGAGCTCGGAAGTTTCGGGTGAGGTTGTTGAACTAAATATCAAAGAAGGTGACTTTGTAAAAAAAGGACAAGTACTCTGTCGGATTAAACCCGATATCTTACAGTCTGGCTATGATCGCTCTGTAGCAGCGATGAATTCGCAACGTGCCAATCTAGCGGCTGCACAACAACAACTAAAACAACAGGAAGAAAATTTCAAAAATGTAGCTGCAACTTACAAGAGAAACCAGGAGCTTTTTGAAAAACGGGTTATTTCCGCAGCTGAAATGGATAAGAGTTCTTCTGAGTACTTTTCGACCCTCGCAGCGATACAGGCCCAAAGAGAGACTGTAAAATCAAGTAGATATGGGATCGATCAATCACAAGCTTCTGTAAAAGAAGCTCAGGATAATCTGAACAGAACAACCATTTATGCTCCGACGGATGGTATTATCTCTTTATTGTCTATCGAACAGGGAGAACGTGTGGTGGGAACAGCGCAAATGGCAGGTACTGAAATTATGCGCATCGCCAATATGTCTTCGATGGAAGTAAATGTTGATGTCAATGAAAATGATATCAACAACGTCAGAGTAGGAAATCAAGCTGAAATTGAAGTAGATGCTTTTCAAGATAGAAAATTTAAAGGTATTGTTACCGAAATTGCAAGCTCATCCAAAAATATCGCAACGACAACAGCGGCAACCTCATCGACAGACCAAGTCACCAATTTTAATGTAAAGGTGCGTATTAGCGCGGAATCTTATCAGGATCTGATCAAAGAAAATGTCGCTTCGCCGTTCAAGCCTGGATTATCCGCTACTGTACAGATTTTTACAAAACATGATAAAGGCCTGGTTGTACCTATCCAATCGGTTACTGTAAGATCGGATGATAAAGATTCTACGAATACAAATAAGAAAATACAAGAATATGTATTTGTTTTAAAAGATCAGACAGTAAAACAAGTTCCGATCAAAACTGGAATTCAAGATGATAAAAACATTATTATTCTATCCGGATTGAAAAAAGGAGATCAAGTCGTTTCTCGACCATTTGATGCTATCTCTAAAACGCTAAAGGATGGTAGTAAAGTGGAAAAAGTAGATAAATCGGTGTTATAA
- a CDS encoding DUF4249 family protein, with protein sequence MRKIVGLIAIAWITLIGCEDKIDLKLPENTGQLVITADLMVSDQQHEISIQKVVSLKESMLAPITDAEVYVRNLQNNRMYTFLPGADGVYTNKTLRLQEKSSYRLYVKTADGKEIEGTSTVPSYVDVDSIGLSERIIFTDTIYYPTLVFNDPPEKGNYYKYKMSVNGGELRFIDVFSDKYNNGLQVQHDIVDRDRDLKIGDRVRVLRQCIDLGAYNYWNSFQMINPGAASPSNPISNLSNNVLGYFSVSVGKYYESEVVLSRTRP encoded by the coding sequence ATGAGAAAGATAGTAGGATTGATCGCCATAGCCTGGATAACTTTGATTGGTTGTGAAGATAAAATTGATTTGAAATTACCTGAAAACACGGGACAGCTGGTGATCACGGCTGATCTAATGGTGTCGGACCAACAACATGAGATCAGTATTCAAAAAGTCGTCAGTTTAAAAGAATCAATGTTGGCTCCGATAACAGATGCAGAAGTTTACGTAAGAAATCTGCAGAATAATCGCATGTATACCTTTTTGCCCGGAGCCGATGGTGTTTATACCAACAAGACATTGCGGCTACAGGAAAAGTCCAGTTATCGACTGTACGTCAAAACCGCTGATGGAAAAGAAATTGAAGGAACTTCGACAGTGCCATCCTATGTAGACGTGGATTCGATAGGGCTTTCCGAACGGATCATATTTACAGATACCATCTATTATCCCACACTGGTCTTTAACGATCCTCCGGAAAAAGGAAATTATTATAAATATAAGATGTCTGTGAATGGGGGAGAGCTGCGCTTTATCGATGTGTTCAGTGATAAATATAATAATGGTCTGCAAGTACAACATGATATTGTCGACCGCGATAGAGATCTCAAGATAGGAGATAGGGTACGGGTTTTGCGTCAATGCATTGATCTTGGCGCATATAACTATTGGAATAGCTTCCAGATGATTAATCCTGGAGCAGCATCGCCTTCCAATCCGATTTCAAATCTTTCCAACAATGTTTTGGGATATTTTAGTGTGAGTGTGGGGAAATATTACGAATCTGAAGTGGTTTTATCAAGAACTAGGCCCTAA
- a CDS encoding polysaccharide deacetylase family protein, translating into MPRTEKKVYLTFDDGPIPEITPFILDILKKYQVKATFFCVGENIKKNPHLFQRILQEGHQVGNHTYNHLKGWDTNDEVYIDNVTQCQELTQTDLFRPPYAKATKSQLKKLYKNYRVIMWDIMSGDFDQSLSPEKCLENVLTNIQNGSIIIFHDNIKAIPRVEYALPKTIEFLLANQYQIARLE; encoded by the coding sequence ATGCCGAGGACGGAAAAAAAAGTCTATCTCACTTTTGATGATGGTCCAATTCCTGAAATTACACCTTTTATACTCGATATCCTAAAAAAATATCAGGTCAAGGCAACATTTTTTTGTGTTGGTGAAAATATTAAAAAAAATCCACATTTGTTCCAAAGAATTTTACAAGAAGGACATCAAGTGGGTAATCACACTTACAATCACCTCAAAGGCTGGGATACAAATGACGAGGTCTATATCGATAATGTAACTCAATGTCAAGAGCTAACACAAACCGATCTCTTTCGTCCACCTTATGCAAAAGCAACAAAATCACAGCTTAAAAAGTTATACAAAAATTATCGTGTGATAATGTGGGATATCATGTCCGGTGACTTTGATCAGAGCCTAAGTCCTGAAAAATGCCTTGAAAACGTACTTACCAACATACAAAATGGTTCGATCATCATCTTCCATGACAATATCAAAGCCATTCCCCGAGTTGAATATGCTTTACCTAAAACGATTGAATTTCTCCTAGCAAATCAATATCAAATAGCAAGACTAGAATAA
- a CDS encoding TolC family protein — protein MKRFYYSAVIFTGFFLGTNNLIQAQQVVGVAEAIRMTLERNVQIKQAELSKDLAAQDLFQSKSNLLPDLRASVDQNFRYGFAFDLTSAQIVNNAWTRTTAGSVGSSVNIFQGFQQVNQIKANKLQLESAATQVDKVKNDLVLNVLVNYLEAITNHELMVASEDQIALSKQQFSLDSIQFSVGNKTIADLAKSKNQVATNELNKVNLKNSYEMSLLTLKQLMEMPSETVISLERPSLESVLLNAVDKNAMDVYQKALTRQPDIHKSALDKDAALKQIDIAKGGYYPTLNLSVSYGTNYSSATTRQTDPLDITTIYRVPFSQQISDNKSFFTGLSLAVPIFSKNQNKVNVAKAKIGLKQAEAAEQLAKNNLNKAVSQAVLDVNAAKQKYTSATTAFESAETAYKATKERYDIGMANSLELFTAQTERNKAEFDLIQARYNVIFRSKIIDYYLGNPIQFDNN, from the coding sequence ATGAAAAGATTTTATTATTCTGCAGTAATATTTACTGGTTTTTTTCTTGGAACGAACAACCTAATCCAAGCTCAACAGGTAGTTGGGGTAGCCGAAGCTATACGCATGACTTTGGAACGTAATGTGCAAATTAAGCAAGCCGAATTGAGCAAAGATCTCGCTGCTCAGGACCTATTTCAATCAAAGAGTAATTTATTACCTGATTTAAGAGCTTCCGTTGATCAAAATTTCCGTTACGGCTTTGCCTTCGATTTGACCTCGGCACAAATTGTCAACAATGCATGGACTAGAACTACCGCTGGATCGGTAGGGTCTAGCGTGAATATATTTCAAGGTTTCCAACAAGTCAATCAAATAAAGGCAAATAAATTACAGCTGGAATCAGCAGCTACACAGGTGGATAAAGTGAAAAATGATCTTGTTTTAAATGTCCTTGTGAACTATTTAGAAGCCATCACCAATCATGAATTGATGGTAGCAAGTGAAGATCAGATTGCCTTATCGAAACAACAATTTTCATTAGACTCTATTCAGTTTTCTGTTGGGAATAAGACCATTGCTGATCTTGCAAAATCAAAAAATCAGGTCGCTACGAATGAATTGAACAAAGTAAATTTGAAGAATTCGTACGAGATGTCCTTATTAACTTTGAAACAATTGATGGAAATGCCTTCCGAAACAGTAATTTCTTTAGAACGCCCAAGTTTGGAATCTGTTTTGCTAAACGCAGTAGATAAAAATGCGATGGATGTATATCAGAAAGCATTAACAAGACAACCGGATATTCATAAATCTGCTTTGGATAAGGATGCCGCATTAAAGCAAATCGATATTGCCAAAGGGGGATATTATCCAACACTCAATTTGAGCGTAAGCTATGGTACAAATTATTCTTCAGCGACAACTCGACAAACTGACCCATTAGATATTACAACGATATATCGTGTACCTTTTAGCCAACAAATATCGGACAACAAATCATTTTTTACAGGTTTGTCACTTGCTGTTCCAATTTTTTCTAAGAATCAGAATAAGGTTAACGTCGCGAAAGCTAAGATTGGTTTAAAACAGGCGGAGGCTGCTGAGCAACTGGCAAAGAACAATTTAAATAAGGCCGTTAGCCAAGCTGTTTTGGACGTTAATGCCGCCAAACAAAAATATACTTCAGCAACGACAGCATTCGAAAGTGCTGAAACGGCTTACAAAGCAACCAAAGAACGATACGATATCGGCATGGCAAATTCCCTGGAATTATTTACGGCGCAAACCGAACGGAACAAAGCGGAATTTGATCTGATTCAAGCAAGATATAACGTAATATTCAGATCTAAGATTATTGATTATTACTTAGGAAATCCAATTCAATTCGACAACAATTAA